From the Schistocerca piceifrons isolate TAMUIC-IGC-003096 chromosome 2, iqSchPice1.1, whole genome shotgun sequence genome, the window ACCTGCTATCCTTACTTCCCCACTCTATGCTGCCTCCTTACCCCACTGCCGAtgccagattgcttctcccatcaggtgCAGTTACAGTCTGcagtcacagtgtgtgtgtgtgtgtgtgtgtgtgtgtgtgtgtgtgtgtgtgttttagtttggaagaaggtgtttttgccaaaagcttatgtgtataGCAGTCTCATTGTTGTGGTTGTCTGCAACTGGGCGGTTCATCTATACGGAGGGTAAAAAATCtactcttttcataatactgttgttattccatcctgcacTTTCTATTGTTTGAATATCCTTTACATTATTTAGGCTTATTTTATATTGCATGGATTATGACattgtttaaatgataaaataaaGTGTGCTTAATTTGTGCACTATAATTTAATATTAACTTTAGTTTTacgaaacagcctaaaaaccacggGCAGTTCGGTACAGCTGGCAAAGCAAACTGcaatcaaataaaatttatttcaccaTTTTTCCCACTGGAATATCGTCATGTAATTTGGTGTAAATAgtatacaacagaaaaatttttcagcacaaaaaacgtgttattaaaatattttcaaattaaaaaaaaaatggtttgggAAAATTTAGTAGACTTATGAGTACTGTCAAGTAACACATATTTCTAAACCTTATAAGAAACTAGAAGGTCTGCAAGTCAAATAGTGTTGGAGATATGGCCAATCTGTGGTTTCAAAATTTGTCAAAAATCACACAATTTTGGTgattaaaaaactctaaaatgaaaAGTCCAACAGTCTTAAATATTTCAAGTTACCTTTTTTTGATAGGTAGcattaaatgacaaaaaattacaaaatcataAATCATCaagatttaaattaatttttttaactgaCAACCTATATTTTATCACTTTTATCATTTGTAAgttttacaaacacacacacacacacacacacacacacacacacacacacacacacacacacacagagagagagagagagagagagagagagagagagagagagagagagagagagaaaagggtaGTAACAGATTATTACTTCATGCAACACGGCTTTACAGACATCTATATTACATAGTGCTTTGCCAAAAGgtttttatacatacatacatacatacatacatacatacatacacacacacagcatcATTGACTTATTATCTCCTACTTCTTAAAATGTAacgtgtaattttatttgtttggtcAGGTGTACAGATTTCTTTTGTTACTTGGTTTGTGGAATGGTTATGTGGGCTTTTCGTTTTCCTTGTTCCTTTGGTAGAAGATTTAGGCTTTGATTTTTTTGCTTTTTGTAGGACTGAGGCTAAACTCCTTTTGGTTTCCAACTGTAACTGAAACTCAGCAATCTTTTCAGAGGTATCACTTGTGCTCATTTCTGCAATATCatcatcctcagctaaggatgtgcttgtatctttattcttttttcttcttccttttggcAAAGATTTTAATTTGGACTTTCTTGTCTCCATCATTTCAGGTGCATCAGTCGTGCTCCTTTCCGCAATACTTTCTTCAGATGATGCTGAGCTATTATgtccttttctgtttctttttccttttgctGACAATTCTGATTTGGACTTTCTTGCTTCTTCCACAACTGGCAACAATCTATTTTCTCTGTTCACTTGTTCAGGGACAGCATCGCTGCTCATATCCTCTGATATTGAGATGCTATCATTAACCTGTAAAATTaagaatatgacattttttttaaaatggtgACCTTGTTTTGAGAATACAATGATATACTAAAATTATGATGATGTATGTCATTATACTTAATTAATTatggaatttatttatttgtttgctgATAGTTATCTTCAAGTGTTCTCACCTCTTCATTCAAGTTTTCATTTGGTACATCTACCTTTGTAGACAATGAAAATCTTTCGGTTTTAATAcagcatatttcaaaagcttctctcaaATAATATAATTTGAATCCTGTAAACTGTTCCTTTGCAACAGCTAATTCTTCCTCCTCCATTTCTGTTGAAATAAAATATATCAGGAGATTCCTCTGATGAAAGTGGGAAAgatgtcacaggaaaatattgccaGTATCAGCAGAACATACTCACCACTGCTCTCAATATCAATTGTTGTTGGTAGGTAACAATCTGAATCATAATGGATTACCAGATTCACTGATCCACAATTCGTTACTTTCAGAGTGTCATCCATTCTTGCAGTGATTACAATATAATTTAATGAGAATGGATGGAATACTTTTAGTGTTATATTTTGACTGTTGGCCCATTCCTGAAGAGAGGACAATCATTCGTGAAACATTGCCTTCTAACATAAACCTATTACAATGGAAAATAGCAGTAACAGACTGCACATTTTAAATATCTACCAAAAAAAGTGACAAATGAATGCTGGAAACATATGCACCTTCACTAGAATTGCTAAACATGCAGCAGGATCACGGAAATGATCAAATATGTCATGGACTGGACAAAAACATGGTAACACTGTgagaaatgcatgcctgaacataactgcagatgctagccaagcccgcaGGCAGCACTGTTGAATTTGACCATGAATGGCACTTGTTCAATGTCCTCAGTTCATAGCCAGTGTCAGTCACGGCCAGAACAgtatgagtgcattatgtcacaGCTACATGAATTCGAACTTGGGCAACTTGATGGTGGTCCTATGGTGGGTGCTTTCTTAACCAAGATAGTCAAAGTGTTTGGAGTTTCAAGGCACtatattgaagatttatactgcacacacggaaagtggaaaaacatcatccattcaTTTAAATACAGAAAAAAGTGCATTGAGTGATTGTGATAGACAGTCATTGAATGGGGCTTTGATGAAAAAtaaagaggatgacagctgcaaaagtcacttaaAAACTTAGTTTTGCCCTCAAGAAccatgtcagcatcaaaacaacatgaagggagctccataacctGGGAACTGGAGGgcaaggtgaaattccaaaaccgctcatcagtgatgtGAATGCCCATTAAaggaaaatgtggtgctgaagctgtaaaacctggagtatggagcaatggaagaaagtcattacaTCCGGTGAGTATTGTTTCACACTGTCGCCAACTTCTGGGTCAGTTCacattccaagagtgaaacatggtggggtgttcagtgatgatttgggaagCCAAACTGTAGTATTCCacaggccccatggttactctcaAGGCCatcttatgtgaccattttggttgtcaggtcaatcccatggtacaatgtttgttccccaatgatgatgtTGTGTTCCAATACAACAGGGCCCCTTTTCACACAATTCCCATTGTCCAAGATTGGTTTTCGGAGCACCAGGAACAACTGTCGCATTTCCTCTGGCCATCAGTCTTCGGATCTCAAtactactgagcctttgtggtgtaTTTTGGAGGGAAGTGTGCGACTAATGTCTACCTCCTTCACCATTACTCAaatttgccactattttacaggaagaatggtgtaaaatgcctttgaaaaccatacaggaccagtATTTATCCACTCTGAGACAACTGGAATCTGTTTTGAATGTCAATGGGTTTCCTAcgccatattaggcatggtaatgtgttgtgtttttggagtttccttatttttgtccaacccctgtttcTACGAAGTCTGCAAAGGAAGTTAAATAACTTAAATCATTTACGTTAAAGAAAAACACGACCAGGGAAAGTTACAGGCGGAAGGTAattaaaacaatataaagaaataGCCAATCATTAGGTGAAATCACGGAAGATAACAGACTGGAAAAGTAATAAGGTTGTGTAACAGATTacagaaaggcagcactttttcaATAGTGGAAAGatcaatattttattattattgtctaaaGAAAATAAAGTCCAGATAAGTAAAGATCTACTATTTTTTCTGTAGAAAAACATAACTGATCTATATTTTACTGGCTCcatattgtttcttttctattactTCTCTCTCTGTTTTTGCCATGTCCTCAGGAAATTTATTTTTTATCATAAATAAACTCTGTTTTCAAGTTTCCTAACGATTATAATAAACATCAAAATATTTTAGGAAATTAGTAGTTTTTACCACAGGTTtctgtgttgccttaatagaaatctcattttgtgtatttgcttcaattcttatagggaattagcaacatttaagctcaacagattaaaagataatcagaaggcttaatttcaagttatttgttcactgcgccagccaaaatgcagccccgcTGTGAACACTGTTCTCGAACATGGGATGTGTTGGCTGACATTCATATGCAGCCGGAAATTGCCCTGACTATTGTCAAACAACTGGCAGCTGCTGCGAATAAGTGTGTTGGAAGAGTTGCCCAGAGTCGTGTACCCGTGATACCTggaccagaggtacctcaagtattAACAACTCtcatggatcctgtctcctctgcggaaagtacaggatctgttatTACTCATTcacttgactgcaagtggcatGTCAATGGCAGAACTAGGTGGCCTGTACAGGGAGGATGGGGACGAGGGAGGACTCAGGGAGTATTGTACTGATCCCCCTAAACAACAAGTTTGGGGTGCTGTGTTTCACTGAAACTGCAACTTAgacagtgggactcacttcacctgtttttggggaaacctgttttttCTGGTGTCACAAACAAGCAAACACATAAGAGTAGGGTCTATTAATTGTTGGCAGTTCAAATGTATCGTGAATGACAGTACCCcaaagggaaatggcagcaagggacaagaAAGGACATcagatgcactcagtgtgtatgcctggaggcctcattcTAAATATTGAAGaagctattccagcagccactgagggaatGACACCTGTCGTCTGGGGtctgaggtcattcttgggtcatttcagcgactggcagagaaggttgagaagactagccttgcacatggagtttcaacaaagcccacaatttgcaacattgtccccagaactgatcgtggccctttggcTCTGAGTTGAGTGGGAGGACTGAACAATGGACTTTGAAAGTTCTGTGGCAAGCTAGCtacgacttcctggacttgcaccacacggttgagaactgtagggtcctcttaaatgggtcaggtgtgcactacacatcagaggctgctgctcaggtagctgactgtgtgtgggttgCACACTAGGgtcttttagattaggcgactctctatccaatccagataatgatagctgtaggaaatccagaagtattagtgtaagactgaaagaaatgcctcccacaggtggaCATGACATGGACATGTTTGTATAGGCACACAGCAGCAAGGACTTTAGCACTGGCACGAAAACGAATTGAGACGAGTgtcagtaaaataaacaaaacagaatgtaaaacacaggtaacaaaagTTGGAAAACTACATGTGTACCTGCGCAGAACCATGGAATGAAGTACTGCGTCAGTAGTAAAACATTAACAACACAGGAAGACAGTAGTATAAGGAgccaaaacaatatagcagatggacatggctggctgaccacaagaataagaaaaggagaagccagccattctgcaacacactaacacctccagcctaaaagtttaggccagagttcAGAcatatcacaaaactttaaaaccttagtcacactcatcagctaaaatagaggacAGATCTGTACCAAAATTTGCTTCTGCCCTTACAACATGATATAAAATGCACTTTATTAAATATGGCTGATAGAAATGTGcatgccacaagcatcacaaaacggaggattctCTCGCCATAGTAAAAAGCTATATGTAAGAGAGCAGTGCCGAATTCTGAGACACATGAGGGTCATGTCATCCCGCCTGAGAACTGGAAGGAGGAACGCCACAACCAGGTTGTTGACTTCATCAACTGCAGCTTATTGGTcatcaccgccagccattcctcaTCCCACAACTGCATGCACTTCCTGTGCAGTGCAGAAACAACACCCTGCAAAAGAATAGGACACTGTGCCACatcctatcctctgcaagcctccttGTCAACCCAGCCTGTTCATTTCCCCTTATCCCTACATGACCTGGCACCTTGCAGAATGACACCTGCTTACcctgctgttggagcaagtacagttggtcatatattagCCAGACCAGCTCCTCAGCTGGGTataggttctgtaataattgtaaggcactaagggaaCCAGAGCAAATGAGAAACTTCTTGCCCCCTATACAacacatctgctccagtgccttcaggattgcCTGGAGCTCCACTGAGAAAACGGTATACTCATCATGAAGGCGAATCCTGGTGACATGGTTGGGGAACATCACAGAGTAGCCAAGGGaattcccttgtttggagccatcagtatatacTACTGTGAAACCATGATGCATATCTAAAATGTTCAAAAACAGAGGCTGAAATGTAAAATCTGACATACAATCTTTCTTAAAATTCGTCtagtctaaaataagtctgggtctccggagatgacaaggtggaaatctgctcccacTGTGATGTAAAACACGAAGACCGGCCACACCTACCTCTAGAAGGGAATCCTGTGGACGAATCCCATATGGCCTCATTGCCTTTTACAAAAAAGCCTTTCCATTGGAAGCTGAGCAATGGTATGATAGCCGGGTGTGAATGATACAGACAGAGTTTTACAAGCCTGGCACACTGTAAGTAGCCATCGCCTGACAtgaagtggtggttcaccagcctctggacagaggcttggtatggggctcattctgaatgccccagtggccaactgaATCCCTTCATGGTGCACCACATCCAACATCTGTAACTATGAAGGTCTCACACCCATACATTGTGCACCCATAATCGTGCCGAGATTGCACAAATACCCTGTAAAATctgagcagacaagtcctgtctgaCCCCATGTGCTGaggctaagacattttaaatacTTAAAGACTTAAGTGACCATTTTTTCAGGTCCTTAGGATGTGGTAACCACGTAAGCTTAGTCAACtgtgaggcccagaaacctcactgtgtCTTTAAAAGTACGGCCAGTGACCCTCACCCTCAGCTCAGGAAAGTTTAAAATGGAACGAgaatggttaaaaagaacacacacagacttctcggatagaaaacttaaaaccactcttctgcaccTATTCGTCCACACGTCGAAGAGTTAGTTGCAACTGACATGTGGTTGTTGTGAGGCTTGAAGAAGATAAAAACacagagaagtcatccacaaacaaagaacactagaCAGgccttttcactatggacgtaatgttATTAATAGGTATGGCAAAGACAGCATACTTAAAATGCTACCTTGAGTGACACCGtcctcctgctcaaagcgatcagacaggacgtcacaaACTTGGTGTCTAAAATACTATGGTAAGAGGAAGgactgaat encodes:
- the LOC124777932 gene encoding uncharacterized protein LOC124777932 isoform X2, whose translation is MDGREHLLFSQKQDLLKRRKQLLDIKLQLQKDIHTTQPINFGSKYGALSEAKALSIADGLHHRFSDVRFLERLECHMLCGLKVVDYNKSKLVVQFRPSYLEKILPEVYAICLLAGSNGYSVEKYYLPHSVQMRTMVQRWSPLKQDNLKNFLLDVKQRINAFHHRQNQEWANSQNITLKVFHPFSLNYIVITARMDDTLKVTNCGSVNLVIHYDSDCYLPTTIDIESSEMEEEELAVAKEQFTGFKLYYLREAFEICCIKTERFSLSTKVDVPNENLNEEVNDSISISEDMSSDAVPEQVNRENRLLPVVEEARKSKSELSAKGKRNRKGHNSSASSEESIAERSTTDAPEMMETRKSKLKSLPKGRRKKNKDTSTSLAEDDDIAEMSTSDTSEKIAEFQLQLETKRSLASVLQKAKKSKPKSSTKGTRKTKSPHNHSTNQVTKEICTPDQTNKITRYILRSRR
- the LOC124777932 gene encoding uncharacterized protein LOC124777932 isoform X1; this translates as MDGREHLLFSQKQDLLKRRKQLLDIKLQLQKDIHTTQPINFGSKYGALSEAKALSIADGLHHRFSDVRFLERLECHMLCGLKVVDYNKSKLVVQFRPSYLEKILPEVYAICLLAGSNGYSVEKYYLPHSVQMRTMVQRWSPLKQDNLKNFLLDVKQRINAFHHRQNQVLELKEWANSQNITLKVFHPFSLNYIVITARMDDTLKVTNCGSVNLVIHYDSDCYLPTTIDIESSEMEEEELAVAKEQFTGFKLYYLREAFEICCIKTERFSLSTKVDVPNENLNEEVNDSISISEDMSSDAVPEQVNRENRLLPVVEEARKSKSELSAKGKRNRKGHNSSASSEESIAERSTTDAPEMMETRKSKLKSLPKGRRKKNKDTSTSLAEDDDIAEMSTSDTSEKIAEFQLQLETKRSLASVLQKAKKSKPKSSTKGTRKTKSPHNHSTNQVTKEICTPDQTNKITRYILRSRR
- the LOC124777932 gene encoding uncharacterized protein LOC124777932 isoform X4; this translates as MGLKVVDYNKSKLVVQFRPSYLEKILPEVYAICLLAGSNGYSVEKYYLPHSVQMRTMVQRWSPLKQDNLKNFLLDVKQRINAFHHRQNQVLELKEWANSQNITLKVFHPFSLNYIVITARMDDTLKVTNCGSVNLVIHYDSDCYLPTTIDIESSEMEEEELAVAKEQFTGFKLYYLREAFEICCIKTERFSLSTKVDVPNENLNEEVNDSISISEDMSSDAVPEQVNRENRLLPVVEEARKSKSELSAKGKRNRKGHNSSASSEESIAERSTTDAPEMMETRKSKLKSLPKGRRKKNKDTSTSLAEDDDIAEMSTSDTSEKIAEFQLQLETKRSLASVLQKAKKSKPKSSTKGTRKTKSPHNHSTNQVTKEICTPDQTNKITRYILRSRR
- the LOC124777932 gene encoding uncharacterized protein LOC124777932 isoform X3; the protein is MLCGLKVVDYNKSKLVVQFRPSYLEKILPEVYAICLLAGSNGYSVEKYYLPHSVQMRTMVQRWSPLKQDNLKNFLLDVKQRINAFHHRQNQVLELKEWANSQNITLKVFHPFSLNYIVITARMDDTLKVTNCGSVNLVIHYDSDCYLPTTIDIESSEMEEEELAVAKEQFTGFKLYYLREAFEICCIKTERFSLSTKVDVPNENLNEEVNDSISISEDMSSDAVPEQVNRENRLLPVVEEARKSKSELSAKGKRNRKGHNSSASSEESIAERSTTDAPEMMETRKSKLKSLPKGRRKKNKDTSTSLAEDDDIAEMSTSDTSEKIAEFQLQLETKRSLASVLQKAKKSKPKSSTKGTRKTKSPHNHSTNQVTKEICTPDQTNKITRYILRSRR